One segment of Ancylothrix sp. D3o DNA contains the following:
- the bchI gene encoding magnesium chelatase ATPase subunit I: MTLTAPANPALNVTARRAVYPFTAIVGQEEMKLALMLNVIDPKIGGVMIMGDRGTGKSTTIRALADLLPEIDVVADDPFNCHPTDPDLMSDELRQRITKGENVPVVKRKVQMIDLPLGATEDRVCGTIDIEKALSEGVKAFEPGLLAKANRGILYVDEVNLLDDHLVDVLLDSAASGWNTVEREGISIRHPARFVLVGSGNPEEGELRPQLLDRFGMHAEIRTVKDPTLRVKIVEERSAFDSDPQGYLEKCQVEQDAVQKSLIDAQNLLKSVQIDYDLRVQISQVCAELDVDGLRGDLVTNRAAKAIAAFEGRTNVTVDDIRRVVTLCLRHRLRKDPLESIDSGSKVEKVFCRVFGLPEPEQKMPAVAGKR; the protein is encoded by the coding sequence GTGACTTTGACTGCACCGGCCAACCCTGCTTTAAATGTAACAGCCCGTCGCGCTGTGTATCCTTTTACCGCCATTGTGGGGCAAGAGGAAATGAAATTAGCGCTAATGCTAAATGTAATTGACCCCAAAATTGGCGGTGTAATGATCATGGGAGATCGCGGCACCGGCAAGTCTACCACAATTCGTGCCCTGGCTGATTTGTTGCCAGAAATTGATGTGGTAGCAGATGATCCATTTAACTGTCATCCCACCGATCCTGACTTGATGAGTGATGAATTGCGCCAGCGTATTACAAAAGGCGAAAATGTGCCGGTTGTCAAGCGGAAAGTGCAAATGATTGATTTACCTTTGGGTGCAACTGAGGATCGTGTTTGCGGCACAATTGATATTGAAAAAGCATTGTCTGAAGGTGTGAAAGCTTTTGAACCGGGTTTGCTGGCAAAAGCAAATCGTGGCATCCTTTATGTGGATGAAGTCAACTTGCTTGATGATCACTTGGTAGACGTGCTTTTAGACTCAGCAGCATCCGGTTGGAATACGGTTGAACGCGAAGGGATTTCAATTCGACATCCCGCCCGGTTTGTGTTAGTTGGATCTGGCAACCCAGAAGAAGGCGAATTGCGTCCGCAGTTGTTGGATCGCTTCGGAATGCACGCAGAAATACGGACAGTCAAAGACCCAACTTTGCGGGTAAAAATTGTTGAGGAACGGTCGGCTTTTGATTCTGACCCCCAGGGATATTTAGAAAAGTGTCAAGTTGAGCAAGATGCGGTGCAAAAAAGCTTGATTGATGCCCAAAATTTGCTTAAATCTGTTCAAATTGATTATGATTTACGGGTGCAAATTTCCCAAGTTTGTGCAGAGTTAGATGTGGATGGTTTGCGCGGAGATTTGGTAACAAATCGTGCGGCAAAAGCAATTGCAGCATTTGAAGGACGGACTAATGTAACGGTGGATGATATTCGGCGGGTGGTTACGCTTTGTTTGCGTCACCGTTTGCGGAAAGATCCGCTTGAGTCGATTGATTCAGGTTCAAAGGTTGAAAAGGTTTTCTGTCGAGTTTTTGGTTTACCTGAACCCGAACAAAAAATGCCAGCGGTGGCCGGTAAGCGGTGA
- a CDS encoding EAL domain-containing protein produces MQLKKPPIHLPHLEDVIDPHPLTVSPETPLIEVIAMMGQLRNSCPLSKINPLKEISKDNTSALLGEARASCVLIIEKQSPENSSPNLLGIFTERDLVHLIASGKVGLNHCTIAEVMTSPVLVVCDKEVQDVFTVLLMLRQHRIRHLPITNSQGTLLGVITPETIRQAILQPANLLKMRSVEEVMNSEVIQAPLETSVLNLAKQMTEHNVSCIIISTGTSANSTPIGMVTERDIVQFQSLELDLGKISAETVMSTPLFCLSPEDSLWQAHQEMQQRFVRRLAVANKQGQLQGIITQTSLLRVLDPMEMSGIIDGLQIAIEQRTGELQKALSELNEVVTQLESEIATRKQTEERLRLLESVVLNANDAIVIMHPDGTQQTDPTILFVNQAFTKLTGYSLTEIAGKSPSILRGPNSDPNQIAKIQQAFLAQKPVRVEIINYRKDGTEYWVELNSVPVTNRAGKLTHWISVQRDITERKRMEQALFAEKELAQVTLQSIGDGVITTDATGRISSLNPVAEKLTGWTTKEAKGLPLNRVFHIVNDQDGIPVENILSSALCNDQIIDLVNHNLLIARNGHQFAIDHSAAPIHSSCGTLVGAVLVFRDVTQIRTQARQLSWQASHDALTGLVNRREFEYQLEQAIFNAQRNNLNHILLFLDLDRFKIVNDTCGHIAGDELLRQVTQQFKTKIRKTDLLARLGGDEFAVILYQCCHEQGLEIAEKLLQSIHSFRFVWQDKSFSLGVSIGLVSINATSQNAQQTLNEADAACYAAKDQGRNRVHIYEANDRELAKQRGETQWLVRITRALEENLFCLFSQPIVPITQPALQIDNKTTPVSDLHCEILLRLQDPETGQIISPMAFIPAAERYHLMHAIDRWVIRSLFSQLSLFKPHQYLKLQQKSAQKFPQSCGILFAVNLSADSLNDEKFIDFLSEEFSLFQIPPNMICFEITETLAVANLSKTAKLIESLREMGCRFALDDFGSGMSSFAYLRNLPVDYLKIDGSFVKNIAENAIDFAMVEAINRIGHVMGIETIAEFVENEATLQSLKELGVDYAQGYAISKPHPLELKNFFNLEATRREFPPNPLSSQLKLLC; encoded by the coding sequence ATGCAGCTAAAAAAACCCCCCATACATCTGCCACATTTAGAAGATGTTATTGATCCACACCCCCTCACCGTCAGCCCAGAAACCCCTCTCATCGAAGTCATTGCAATGATGGGCCAGCTTCGCAACAGTTGCCCGCTCAGCAAAATCAACCCCCTCAAAGAAATTTCAAAAGACAACACATCTGCCCTCCTGGGAGAAGCCAGAGCAAGCTGCGTTTTGATCATAGAAAAACAAAGCCCAGAAAATAGCAGCCCCAACCTCCTAGGCATCTTCACCGAACGCGATCTCGTCCATTTAATCGCCTCCGGCAAAGTTGGTTTAAACCACTGCACGATAGCAGAAGTAATGACATCCCCCGTGCTTGTTGTCTGCGACAAAGAAGTACAAGACGTCTTCACCGTATTGCTAATGCTGCGACAACACCGCATTCGCCACCTGCCGATCACCAACAGCCAAGGCACCCTTCTGGGAGTCATCACCCCCGAAACCATCCGTCAAGCCATTTTGCAACCGGCAAACCTCCTCAAAATGCGATCCGTTGAGGAAGTAATGAACAGCGAAGTCATCCAAGCACCCCTAGAAACCTCCGTGCTCAACCTGGCAAAACAGATGACAGAGCACAACGTTAGCTGTATCATCATCTCCACCGGCACCTCCGCCAACAGCACCCCCATAGGAATGGTTACAGAACGCGATATCGTGCAATTTCAATCGCTTGAACTCGATCTCGGCAAGATAAGCGCTGAAACCGTAATGAGTACCCCCCTATTTTGCCTGAGCCCCGAAGACTCGCTCTGGCAAGCCCATCAAGAAATGCAGCAGCGATTCGTCCGCCGGCTCGCCGTCGCCAATAAACAAGGACAACTCCAAGGCATCATCACCCAAACAAGCCTGCTGCGAGTCCTCGATCCAATGGAAATGTCCGGCATCATCGATGGCTTACAAATTGCCATCGAACAGCGCACCGGCGAACTGCAAAAAGCCCTCAGCGAACTCAACGAAGTTGTCACCCAACTCGAAAGCGAAATCGCCACCCGTAAACAAACCGAAGAACGCCTCCGCCTGCTGGAGTCTGTCGTCCTCAATGCCAACGATGCCATCGTCATAATGCACCCTGACGGCACACAACAAACCGATCCCACCATATTGTTTGTCAACCAAGCCTTTACCAAACTCACCGGCTACAGCCTCACAGAAATCGCCGGCAAAAGCCCCAGCATTTTGCGGGGCCCAAACAGCGACCCCAACCAAATAGCCAAAATCCAACAAGCCTTTTTAGCCCAAAAACCCGTCCGCGTCGAAATCATCAACTACCGCAAAGACGGCACAGAATATTGGGTAGAACTCAACAGCGTCCCCGTCACCAACAGGGCCGGCAAACTCACCCACTGGATCTCCGTCCAACGTGATATCACCGAACGCAAACGCATGGAACAAGCGCTTTTTGCCGAAAAAGAACTAGCCCAAGTCACCCTCCAATCCATCGGCGATGGAGTCATCACCACCGACGCCACCGGACGTATTTCTTCCCTCAACCCCGTTGCCGAAAAACTCACCGGCTGGACAACAAAAGAAGCCAAAGGCTTACCCCTTAACCGCGTCTTTCACATCGTTAACGATCAAGACGGCATCCCCGTTGAAAACATCCTCTCAAGCGCCCTTTGCAACGACCAAATCATCGATTTAGTCAACCACAACCTCTTAATTGCCCGCAACGGCCACCAATTCGCCATCGACCACTCCGCCGCACCCATCCACTCCTCTTGCGGTACCTTAGTCGGTGCCGTGTTAGTATTTCGTGACGTCACCCAAATCCGCACCCAAGCTCGTCAACTATCTTGGCAAGCCAGTCACGACGCCCTCACCGGCCTTGTCAACCGCCGCGAATTTGAATATCAACTCGAACAAGCTATCTTTAATGCCCAAAGAAATAACTTAAATCATATATTACTTTTTTTAGACTTAGACCGATTTAAAATTGTTAACGATACCTGCGGACATATTGCCGGTGACGAACTACTCCGACAAGTCACACAACAATTTAAAACAAAAATTCGCAAAACCGATCTCTTAGCCCGTCTCGGCGGCGATGAATTTGCCGTCATCCTTTACCAATGTTGCCATGAGCAAGGCTTAGAAATTGCCGAAAAACTTTTACAAAGTATTCACTCGTTTCGCTTTGTTTGGCAAGATAAAAGCTTTAGCCTGGGAGTCAGTATTGGCTTAGTAAGCATTAACGCCACCAGCCAAAACGCCCAGCAAACCTTAAACGAAGCCGATGCCGCCTGTTATGCAGCCAAAGATCAAGGCCGCAACCGAGTTCATATTTATGAGGCAAATGATCGAGAATTAGCCAAACAACGCGGTGAAACTCAATGGCTTGTCAGAATTACCCGCGCCTTAGAAGAAAACTTATTTTGTCTTTTTTCCCAGCCCATCGTCCCCATTACTCAACCAGCACTTCAAATTGATAACAAAACAACCCCAGTCAGCGATTTACATTGTGAAATTTTACTGCGTCTACAAGACCCCGAAACCGGCCAAATTATCTCACCAATGGCCTTTATCCCCGCCGCTGAACGCTATCACCTCATGCACGCTATCGACCGCTGGGTTATCCGTAGTTTGTTCAGTCAACTTTCTCTCTTTAAACCCCATCAATACCTAAAACTTCAACAGAAAAGTGCCCAAAAATTCCCCCAAAGCTGCGGCATTTTATTTGCTGTTAACCTCTCAGCAGATAGCCTGAATGATGAAAAATTCATAGACTTTTTGAGTGAAGAATTTTCCCTATTCCAAATTCCCCCTAATATGATTTGTTTTGAAATTACAGAAACTTTGGCAGTAGCCAATTTAAGCAAAACCGCAAAGCTCATCGAATCCTTGCGAGAAATGGGATGCCGGTTTGCATTGGATGATTTTGGCAGCGGAATGTCATCCTTTGCCTATTTGAGAAATTTACCCGTAGATTATTTAAAAATAGATGGCAGTTTTGTCAAAAATATTGCCGAAAATGCCATTGATTTTGCAATGGTAGAAGCCATTAACCGTATCGGGCACGTTATGGGCATTGAAACCATAGCAGAATTTGTAGAAAATGAAGCTACTCTCCAAAGCCTCAAAGAATTAGGAGTCGATTACGCCCAAGGATATGCAATTTCCAAACCCCACCCTTTGGAACTCAAAAATTTTTTTAATTTAGAAGCAACAAGGCGAGAGTTTCCACCCAACCCCCTATCTAGCCAGCTAAAATTGCTTTGCTGA
- a CDS encoding phosphate ABC transporter permease — protein sequence MLIPLTRKIFENLIPPVATGAQYAYYWGNAQSFLKRLLISVIAVVVIWLMSPIFGQGGANLQLIIGIFGALYWLWGPVALASYRNWQCRKYQYCGFWQGKVVDVYLTEDLIGQEETVNNEGELVIVENRERRINLEVGDKTGFTNLLRVPLKKEHKKIKRGQVALMLVMSNQPNLSRIEKVSDIYIPSQDVWVSDYPYLRRDEFVDISKELKQSKKQPKETPRRRNRED from the coding sequence ATGCTAATTCCCCTAACCCGAAAAATCTTTGAAAATTTAATACCCCCAGTAGCCACCGGCGCCCAATACGCCTACTATTGGGGAAACGCCCAAAGCTTCCTAAAACGCCTATTAATCTCCGTTATTGCCGTTGTAGTCATCTGGTTAATGAGTCCAATTTTCGGACAAGGCGGCGCAAATTTGCAGCTAATTATCGGAATTTTCGGCGCTTTATATTGGCTGTGGGGGCCGGTTGCCTTAGCCAGTTATAGAAATTGGCAATGCCGAAAATATCAATATTGTGGATTTTGGCAAGGCAAAGTTGTAGATGTTTATCTCACCGAAGATTTAATAGGACAAGAAGAAACCGTCAACAACGAAGGCGAACTTGTCATTGTCGAAAACCGAGAAAGACGAATTAACCTAGAAGTTGGCGACAAAACCGGCTTTACTAACTTATTGCGAGTTCCCCTCAAAAAAGAACATAAAAAAATCAAACGCGGACAAGTAGCCCTGATGTTGGTAATGTCAAATCAACCCAATTTAAGCCGCATTGAAAAAGTTTCTGATATCTACATTCCCAGCCAAGATGTTTGGGTGAGTGACTATCCCTATTTACGACGAGACGAATTTGTAGACATCAGCAAAGAGTTAAAACAATCCAAAAAACAACCCAAAGAAACCCCCAGACGAAGAAATCGGGAAGACTGA
- a CDS encoding pentapeptide repeat-containing protein translates to MAGNPAHVKRLLETKQCQGGDLRDANLSRFNLSGADLSGAKLMFANLNSVKLSKANLSGADLSFANVVAADLVSSDLSGLDAKGINLFESHLNHANLSGADLRVSNLVNADISDGNLSGADLSGANLIGTQLARANLSGVNLAGSNMGKANLVAANLLNANLSDARLVEVDLSDANLSGANLSSANLLNANLSGANLSGANLNGANLANAKLDGAIGIELESQNLRRPASDPYSNSQQAGVPYLSLPQSGPYYSDTQPRRGFP, encoded by the coding sequence ATGGCTGGAAATCCCGCGCACGTCAAACGGTTATTAGAAACGAAACAATGCCAAGGAGGCGATCTTAGAGATGCCAACTTGAGCCGGTTTAATTTGAGTGGAGCCGATTTAAGTGGTGCAAAATTAATGTTTGCTAATCTCAACAGTGTTAAGTTGAGTAAGGCAAATTTAAGTGGTGCTGATTTAAGTTTTGCAAATGTGGTGGCTGCGGATTTGGTGAGTTCCGATTTAAGTGGTTTGGATGCTAAAGGCATCAATTTATTTGAATCTCATCTCAATCATGCTAATCTCAGCGGCGCCGATTTGCGCGTCTCCAATCTTGTTAATGCTGATATCAGCGATGGTAATCTTTCCGGTGCAGATTTATCAGGTGCTAATTTAATTGGCACACAGTTAGCAAGAGCAAATTTAAGTGGGGTAAATTTGGCCGGCAGTAATATGGGGAAAGCAAATTTGGTGGCTGCCAATTTGCTCAATGCAAATCTCAGTGATGCGCGTTTAGTTGAAGTAGATTTAAGTGATGCAAACCTCAGCGGTGCTAATTTGAGTAGTGCCAATTTATTAAATGCAAATTTAAGTGGTGCTAATCTTTCTGGCGCTAATCTCAATGGGGCAAATTTGGCAAATGCAAAACTCGATGGGGCGATAGGAATTGAATTAGAGAGTCAAAATTTAAGACGACCGGCATCAGACCCTTATTCAAATTCTCAACAGGCCGGTGTGCCTTATTTAAGTTTGCCACAATCAGGGCCCTATTATTCGGATACTCAACCGCGTCGAGGGTTTCCTTAA
- a CDS encoding glutathione peroxidase, giving the protein MSQQVSDISVKTIQGEERLLGSYAGQVLLIVNVASYCGYTRQYAGLEELYQKYKAQGLRVLAFPCNDFGAQEPGTNEQIVQFCETNYGVSFELFDKVNALGSQQHPLYARLTNSAGLGGDVGWNFEKFLVGKNGEVVARFKSGVAPNSPELISAIEQELSK; this is encoded by the coding sequence ATGAGCCAACAAGTATCTGATATTTCTGTAAAGACGATCCAAGGTGAGGAAAGACTGCTAGGAAGTTATGCCGGCCAAGTTTTACTGATTGTAAATGTGGCTTCTTATTGTGGTTACACGCGCCAGTATGCCGGTTTGGAGGAGTTGTATCAAAAGTATAAGGCTCAAGGTTTACGGGTTTTGGCCTTTCCTTGTAATGATTTTGGGGCTCAGGAACCGGGAACTAATGAGCAAATTGTACAGTTCTGCGAGACTAATTACGGTGTTTCGTTTGAGTTGTTTGATAAGGTTAATGCGCTGGGTTCTCAGCAGCATCCGCTTTATGCTCGTTTGACTAATTCTGCGGGTTTGGGGGGCGATGTTGGTTGGAATTTTGAGAAGTTTTTGGTGGGGAAAAATGGGGAGGTTGTGGCTCGTTTTAAAAGCGGTGTTGCTCCGAATTCCCCTGAGTTAATTTCCGCTATTGAGCAGGAGTTGAGTAAGTAG
- the ruvC gene encoding crossover junction endodeoxyribonuclease RuvC, which yields MRILGIDPGFAKLGFGAIYCEEPASISVGDFGVIQTPKGEEIGMRLRTIYEDLHTVVGEIKPDLVVIEKFFFYRMANTILVAQARGVIMLVLAQFEVPIREFTPGQVKLALTGYGNAEKYEVQEAVAQELGLEVIPKPDDAADALALALTAWFQR from the coding sequence ATGCGTATTTTAGGGATTGATCCAGGTTTTGCTAAATTAGGATTTGGGGCGATTTATTGTGAAGAACCGGCCTCTATTTCAGTGGGGGATTTTGGGGTAATTCAAACTCCAAAAGGGGAAGAAATAGGAATGCGTTTGCGGACGATTTATGAAGATTTGCATACGGTTGTAGGGGAGATTAAGCCGGATTTAGTAGTGATAGAAAAGTTCTTTTTTTATCGGATGGCGAATACAATTTTGGTGGCGCAGGCGCGGGGGGTGATTATGTTAGTTTTGGCGCAGTTTGAGGTGCCGATTAGGGAGTTTACGCCTGGGCAGGTTAAGCTGGCGTTGACGGGTTATGGGAATGCGGAAAAATACGAGGTTCAAGAAGCGGTGGCGCAGGAGTTGGGTTTGGAAGTCATTCCGAAACCCGATGATGCGGCGGATGCTTTGGCTTTGGCTTTGACGGCTTGGTTTCAGAGGTAG
- the dapB gene encoding 4-hydroxy-tetrahydrodipicolinate reductase has protein sequence MSNSPIPVIVNGAGGKMGREVVKAVAGASDMTLIAAIDRNPDLIGKDIGEVAGIGEMEIPITNEMESMCAFAAQQKELPVMVDFTHPDGVYHNIRSAIAYGIRPVVGTTGMSAKQLKDIEEFAEKASTGCLIIPNFSIGMVLLQQAAIQASKYFDHVEIIELHHNQKADAPSGTAIQTAQLLAEMGKTFNPPEVKETEKIAGARGSLAEENIRIHSIRLPGLIAHQEVIFGAAGQIYTLRHDTSDRSCYMPGVLLSIRKVLQLKSMVYGLEKIL, from the coding sequence ATGAGCAATTCCCCTATCCCCGTAATTGTCAACGGCGCCGGCGGTAAAATGGGCCGGGAAGTCGTTAAAGCAGTGGCCGGTGCGTCTGATATGACACTCATCGCCGCTATTGATCGCAATCCCGATCTGATCGGAAAAGATATCGGGGAAGTAGCCGGTATTGGTGAAATGGAAATTCCGATTACAAACGAAATGGAATCAATGTGTGCTTTTGCAGCACAACAAAAAGAACTGCCGGTGATGGTAGATTTCACTCATCCAGACGGAGTTTATCACAATATTCGCTCTGCCATTGCTTATGGAATTAGGCCGGTTGTAGGCACCACCGGCATGAGTGCTAAACAACTAAAAGACATAGAAGAATTTGCCGAAAAAGCAAGCACCGGCTGCTTAATAATCCCCAATTTTTCTATAGGAATGGTATTATTACAACAAGCAGCAATCCAAGCCTCCAAATACTTCGATCACGTTGAAATCATCGAACTACACCACAACCAAAAAGCCGACGCCCCCAGCGGAACCGCCATACAAACGGCCCAATTATTAGCAGAAATGGGAAAAACATTCAACCCCCCCGAAGTCAAAGAAACCGAAAAAATAGCCGGTGCTAGAGGCAGCCTCGCCGAAGAAAACATCCGCATCCACAGCATCCGTTTACCCGGCTTAATAGCCCACCAAGAAGTAATATTTGGAGCAGCCGGCCAAATATACACACTCCGCCACGACACAAGTGATCGCTCCTGTTATATGCCCGGAGTCCTCCTTTCAATTCGCAAAGTTCTACAACTAAAATCAATGGTTTATGGACTAGAAAAAATCCTCTAA